One Euphorbia lathyris chromosome 1, ddEupLath1.1, whole genome shotgun sequence DNA segment encodes these proteins:
- the LOC136206330 gene encoding uncharacterized protein isoform X1, giving the protein MVCVACLLPLFLVPIVNILPLLFYYIMGKVYALLGWEYRKPERAPPACPFKPSVKQESSGKWEQKVNLVCRYPTQDQLKEEMTNKIEVIYNIISERIMRLLNVYPFRVIAFNIYLKIMFYD; this is encoded by the exons ATG GTTTGCGTAGCTTGCTTGTTACCTCTTTTCCTTGTTCCGATCGTCAACATATTGCCTCTGCTCTTTTATTATATAATG gGAAAGGTTTATGCCCTTTTGGGATGGGAATACAGGAAGCCGGAGAGAGCTCCTCCGGCTTGTCCATTCAAACCCTCGGTAAAACAAGAAAGCTCCGGGAAG TGGGAGCAGAAGGTGAACTTGGTATGCAGGTACCCAACTCAGGATCAGTTAAAGGAGGAGATGACAAACAAGATTGAAGTGATATATAACATCATATCTGAAAGGATCATGAGGTTGCTTAATGTATATCCTTTTCGAGTCATTGCTTTTAACATCTATCTTAAGATAATGTTTTATGATTGA
- the LOC136206346 gene encoding uncharacterized protein isoform X1, with translation MANSVPGELEPWSHLQNKVVLVTGASSGLGLDFCLDLAKAGCRIVAAARRVDRLKSLCDEINNLPSPSSTMDDKQNTGPRAVAVELDVCADEQTIDRSIQRGWDAFGRIDALINNAGVRGSVKTPVDLTEEEWDHVFKTNAKGSWLVSKYVCIRMRKAKQGGSIINISSIAGINRGQLPGGVAYAASKAALNAITKVMALEMGVHKIRVNSISPGLFRSEITETLMQKDWLNNVASKTVPLKEYGTSDPALTSLVRYLIHDSSGYVTGNIFIVDAGATLPGVPIFSSL, from the exons ATGGCTAACAGCGTCCCAGGCGAGCTCGAGCCATGGAGTCACCTTCAAAACAAGGTCGTGTTAGTCACCGGCGCCTCCTCCGGTCTAGGCTTAGACTTCTGTCTGGACCTGGCCAAAGCCGGCTGCAGAATCGTCGCTGCTGCTCGCCGTGTTGATCGTCTGAAGTCTCTCTGCGACGAAATAAATAATCTTCCATCTCCGTCATCGACCATGGACGATAAGCAAAATACAGGCCCCAGAGCCGTCGCTGTTGAGCTTGATGTCTGCGCTGATGAGCAGACCATTGATAGGTCAATCCAGAGGGGCTGGGATGCGTTTGGGAGAATTGATGCTCTTATTAATAATGCTGGAGTTAGAG GGAGCGTGAAGACTCCGGTGGATTTGACGGAGGAGGAATGGGATCACGTATTCAAAACGAATGCGAAAGGATCGTGGTTGGTGTCGAAATACGTGTGCATAAGAATGCGTAAAGCTAAACAAGGAGGATCCATCATTAATATTTCTTCCATAGCTGGAATTAATCGTGGACAATTACCTGGAGGTGTTGCTTATGCTGCTTCTAAGGCAGCCTTAAACGCCATCACTAAG GTAATGGCTCTGGAAATGGGGGTACACAAAATAAGGGTGAATTCAATATCACCAGGATTGTTCAGATCAGAGATAACAGAGACATTAATGCAGAAAGACTGGCTAAACAATGTTGCATCTAAAACAGTACCATTGAAAGAATATGGAACATCAGATCCAGCACTGACTTCACTTGTCCGGTACTTAATCCATGATTCTTCAGGATATGTTACTGGCAATATTTTCATTGTTGATGCTGGGGCTACCCTGCCTGGTGTTCCCATTTTTTCTTCCCTTTGA
- the LOC136206330 gene encoding uncharacterized protein isoform X2, with the protein MVCVACLLPLFLVPIVNILPLLFYYIMGKVYALLGWEYRKPERAPPACPFKPSVKQESSGKLVGAEGELGMQVPNSGSVKGGDDKQD; encoded by the exons ATG GTTTGCGTAGCTTGCTTGTTACCTCTTTTCCTTGTTCCGATCGTCAACATATTGCCTCTGCTCTTTTATTATATAATG gGAAAGGTTTATGCCCTTTTGGGATGGGAATACAGGAAGCCGGAGAGAGCTCCTCCGGCTTGTCCATTCAAACCCTCGGTAAAACAAGAAAGCTCCGGGAAG TTAGTGGGAGCAGAAGGTGAACTTGGTATGCAGGTACCCAACTCAGGATCAGTTAAAGGAGGAGATGACAAACAAGATTGA
- the LOC136206346 gene encoding uncharacterized protein isoform X2: MANSVPGELEPWSHLQNKVVLVTGASSGLGLDFCLDLAKAGCRIVAAARRVDRLKSLCDEINNLPSPSSTMDDKQNTGPRAVAVELDVCADEQTIDRSIQRGWDAFGRIDALINNAGVRGSVKTPVDLTEEEWDHVFKTNAKGSWLVSKYVCIRMRKAKQGGSIINISSIAGINRGQLPGGVAYAASKAALNAITKFRRPNYTVTFVSRLANGMAHAMARHARSNASFFSDFSIPIFSVSIICNDSDLSA, encoded by the exons ATGGCTAACAGCGTCCCAGGCGAGCTCGAGCCATGGAGTCACCTTCAAAACAAGGTCGTGTTAGTCACCGGCGCCTCCTCCGGTCTAGGCTTAGACTTCTGTCTGGACCTGGCCAAAGCCGGCTGCAGAATCGTCGCTGCTGCTCGCCGTGTTGATCGTCTGAAGTCTCTCTGCGACGAAATAAATAATCTTCCATCTCCGTCATCGACCATGGACGATAAGCAAAATACAGGCCCCAGAGCCGTCGCTGTTGAGCTTGATGTCTGCGCTGATGAGCAGACCATTGATAGGTCAATCCAGAGGGGCTGGGATGCGTTTGGGAGAATTGATGCTCTTATTAATAATGCTGGAGTTAGAG GGAGCGTGAAGACTCCGGTGGATTTGACGGAGGAGGAATGGGATCACGTATTCAAAACGAATGCGAAAGGATCGTGGTTGGTGTCGAAATACGTGTGCATAAGAATGCGTAAAGCTAAACAAGGAGGATCCATCATTAATATTTCTTCCATAGCTGGAATTAATCGTGGACAATTACCTGGAGGTGTTGCTTATGCTGCTTCTAAGGCAGCCTTAAACGCCATCACTAAG ttCAGGCGTCCAAATTATACTGTGACCTTTGTTTCAAGATTAGCGAACGGAATGGCTCACGCTATGGCTAGACATGCTCGGTCCAATGCTAGTTTCTTTAGTGATTTTTCTATCCCAATTTTCTCGGTTTCTATCATTTGTAATGATTCTGATTTGAGTGCTTAA
- the LOC136206360 gene encoding glutathione S-transferase T1-like codes for MGQVPAMVHGGFKLFESHAILIYLASAFPKVADHWYPSDLIQRAKVQSVLDWHHSNLRRGSVTYTFKVKRFCLNRYRN; via the exons ATGGGGCAAGTCCCAGCTATGGTTCATGGAGGTTTTAAGCTATTTGAAAG CCATGCAATCCTTATCTATCTTGCCTCTGCATTCCCCAAAGTTGCAGATCATTG GTATCCAAGTGATCTTATCCAAAGAGCAAAGGTTCAATCTGTGCTGGACTGGCATCACTCCAACTTACGCCGTGGCTCAG TTACCTATACATTTAAGGTGAAAAGGTTTTGTCTGAATCGCTATCGAAACTAG